TTAGTTTGTATCTTATTTTGAATCTTTATTTCTCAGTTATTGTGTTGTTATAtggagttataatatttttataatgatattatattataacTAAGCCGATTCAATCGATCCAATGTAGACGAcagaaccctctctctctctctctctctctctctttatatataaatatatatatatataataaaacggTTTCATAAGTCTCAGCTCACAATCTCTTACTGCTCCTGACCCTCTATGACAACTTGTCTTAAACATTATTGTTTTTCCCAGATCATGGCCTTATGTAGACCCTCTCAATATGTAAAGTCAAATTGATTTGTTCCCATCAAACTTTAATTTAACTTGTTTAATACCATGTAATGAATTTGTTGTAAACAACTTTATTAAACTTATTGTTGGTGAGTATATAATGAACAGTAGGATGAGATGTCATACAGTTGGAACCACCTGGGCGGCGTCTTCTTCATCGTAATACTGTGAGCGGTTACGAAACCAGTCCTCGTCCATTGCGCCCCTTGGATGCACCTATTGGCTGCCATGGCTTCTTATATTTTCTGGCGTTACGTTCGTCATATATTTCGGGTCCATGCCTCAGCTCACTATCTTTTATTTCTCCGTCCCAACTTGTCTTATTCATTATTTCTTTTCCCTGATCATGGTCTTACATAGACCCTCTCGATGTTAATCCAAATTGAATTATTCCCATCTTACTTTAATTTAACTTGTTTTATACcatgcaatgcaatgcaatgcaatgcaatgaACTTGTCGCTATGAATGTAAACAACTTTAATGCTCTAACTTATATTGATGAGTACATAATGAACATTAGGAGGAGCTGCAACAAGAAGCACATAATTCTCGTCCATGGCGCTTGCCATGGAGCATGGTCTTGGTACAAGGTGACGACCCTGTTGAGGTCCGCTGGGTACCAGGTTACGGTGCCGGACCTCGCGGCCTCCGGCGTCGACGAGCGGCGGTTGGAAGACCTGCGAACGTTCACCGACTACTCCCAGCCGCTCCTGGACATATTGGCCTGCCTCCCACCTGGTGAGAGGGTCATTCTGGTAGGCCACAGCCTCGGAGGCCTCAACATAGCGCTGGCTATGGACAGGTTCCCCGAGAAGATCGCCGCCGCGGTCTTCGTCACCGCCTTCATGCCCGATTCCGTCGACCCGCCCTCCTACGTCATGGACAAGGTATTGCTGTTCGAATTCTGATGCACATTTCAGACCTGTTATTATAATTTCATGAATACCATACTAAGTTCCACCGTCTGTAACTCGAATTAGGAACGCGTCGACTGGCTTGCTTTCCTGTACGACTACCTTACATATTAAGTTCCACTCTCTGTAACTCGAATTAGTGACGTAATGACTGGCTTGCTTTCCTGTACAGCATAAAGAGGAGAAACCCATGTTAAATTGGGGCGACACACAATTTGGCTTGGTCGGGGACAAAGACGAAGGTCCCGCTTCCGTGCTATTTGGCACCGAGTTCTTGTCCAAGCTTTACACACGTAGCCCACCCGAGGTACGTATGCATGCACAGCCACTGTTCATCTTCTGCGAGTCATTCTACTGCTAGGGCTGAACAACAGTTGTGCAACCATGAAATGCTTGGAAGGACCTGACGCTGGCGAGGACCCTTGTGAGGCCTTCGTCTGCGTTCCTTGAAGACCGCGCGTCCATGCCTCCCTTCTCCCCGTCGGGATACGGATCGGTGGAGAAGATCTACGTGGTGTGCGCTCAGGATGAGATCATCAGGGAAGGGTTTCAGCGCTGGATGATCGAGAACAACCCAGTGAAAGAGGTGAGAGAGCTGGAGGACGCTGACCATATGCCCATGTTCTCAACCCCGAAGCAGCTGTTTCAGTGCCTCTCGGATGTTGCCGATGCCTATGCTTGATCCTCCCGGGTTTTACGAATACTGTGGCCATAGTAAAGAAGATAGTTGGACGTGCGTTACTGCTATGATCGATGCATCAAGGTTTGCTATCAGCAACGGTGTATTTGTTTCAGTTATCAAATCATGGACAGCTGAGAAGACAAGAAAACAAATAGGTTCTGTCAAAATTAGGTTGTAATGCACAGTGTCGTAGATATTTCTCCCCGCCAACTCTGATCACATTGCGTGAATCtcctaattaaaaaataaataaatttctcgTTTCAATATTTAAAAATTCTCACCAGAGTTTTaacttttttaaaataataaaagtaaCCCTCCAATAATTATTatctatttttctttaaaatactCCTATTAAAAACTGTTATATTCTTTTCCTAAATTTTTAATAAACCAACCCATATAATTAAACCGATTCAAACAATCTAAAACTTTAATCGGTTCAAATAAATTATActaaataatttactaatatttattcatttaatttattaaaataataataataataataatatttctatatttttagcaaaataaaatttaaaaatatttaagatacaTAGAAATAAATTTGAAAGGCCTATATGATCAgtagtttttatttttagtttttaaaaatagtttatttactaattttgacacttaaaaagttaaatttatacagaaaatatcaaaaaaacataaatagatgGATAACTCCTAGTATCGCTTTTTTGGTTTGACCTATTTTCTCCATGTTTGACTTTAGTATACGATACACCTGACTTGGAATACGACAtttgactttgataaaaaaatgtcTAGTTTATAATACATTGTTTTTAGGGTCAAACCGAAAACAGTGTATTGAACTAATCCAAgtattctaaaatttttataaaagctttgaatcgAACTAAGATGGACATCAATCAccttttctcaatttttttttatttattttttgatttatttagaACATGaataatttatgatttttataatttcttattttttcatgaaaataagatggattcatataatattttttaatatttgaactTCTAAATAGATGGACAACCTATGGTAAAAATTTGGTCCGAAAAAATTAAGCCTTGATATCCTATACACTATTTTTGAGATCAAACTAAGAGTAGTGTCTCGTATAGAAGGACTAGTCCAAATactctaatttaatttttttatttctaccaATATATATTGgatccatgtaatattttttatcaaatttaagctTTTAAATAGATGGAcaatttatgataaaaatttgatcCAAAAATATTAATCGGTGATATCGGATGCATTATTTTTAGTATCAAACCAAATACAATGATGGATATCTAtcactatttttatattttaaattttttttgatattttttatttattcaaaatatgaaccgtctataatattttttaatatttgagcttAGATGAATAATCTATGATAAAAATTTagtctaaaaaaattaaaaaaactaatatattattttttggggTCAAATCAAAAAGTGCATTGCATACAAAGACCGGTTGAAATACTCTGAAATCTTTATAAAGCTTTAAATTGGATCCAAATGGACATGCATCAGTCTTTTTTCAACTTTAgagttttttatatattttttatttatttattaagaatcTGAACAGTATATGGTTTATAAACTATTTTCtccatattttatatttttcacaAAAATCTGATGGATTCATGTaatgttttttaatatttattttttaaaaataaataaaaaaactatgGTAATAATTTGATCTAAACAAATTAGGTCCTGATActcgatataatatttttttgcgtCAAACCAAAAGTAATATATTGCAAATAAAGACCAGTTGAAATGCTTAGAAATTTTTAGGAAAGTATTACATTAGACTAGACAtctatcatattttttttctaattttattttatttatatttatttgatcTGTTCAGAACttgaataatttattattttactaatttctctattttttttattttcatcactTGAATAGTTTTCGACATTTAGGCTTCAAAATAGATAAACAACTTATGGtaaaaatttaatctaaaaaattaaGCCCTAATAGCCAATACATTATTTTTGGGGTCATACAAAAAATAATGTACCATATACAAGAACCAGTCCAACTactctaaaatttttataaaagctttgaattagACCAGATGGACATATATCACTCTTTTTCTATTTCAGATATTTTTtgacattttttatttattatttgaatAATGTGTGATTTTCTTATTTTCTCTATGTTTATTTGGTTTTACCAAACATGATGCATCCATGTAAtatcttttaatatttaaatttctaAACAGATGGATAActtatgataaaaatttattctaaAAAAGTAAGCCCTGATatccaatatattatttttagggtaaaacaaaaaaaaatgaagagagaAGATAATAATTTCAAGGAGAGAGAAGATAATAGATTttaagagaaaaaataaaaattgttggAGGGGTTACTtttgttattttaaaattttaagattctattaaaaataaaaaaatcagacGTTGCATCGGatgttgggctgacaacccatagtgggttcagcccatggtagATTTTATCAGTCCACAgtccacacccctttgacctaaccctagatcaatataaggggggtgtggtggctgcgttttgatgTAGAGGTGACTGTATTTTTTGGAGAAAAACTACAACAACGTGGTGGTAGTGATCCTTATAGCAGAAGGATGAGAAAAAAACAGAAATCCAacgaaaaagaaagggaaaaaaaataaggACAACATCTCTTCATCGGAGTCGAAATCCGGCTTGCCTTCGATGCTAGACATGAGGTGAAGCCTGCAAGTCCAACTTGCCTTACTGTGCAGATTGGCTTGCTTGCTGTGTTTGTAAGTGCCTATATTGACCTGACAATGGCTAGGTGACTACTATTTTGTAATTATTGAAACGTTCTTCTAAGCCTgacctttttttaaaaaaaaaaattattttaattaaaaataatttaaaacacaaaagaatcataattttatttcaaaattttgacCAAGACGCCACTTTATAAAATTGATTTATTTCTATACATGTAAtagcacaaaaaataaaattttgtccCGATTGTTTCTTCGATTAATACATTAAATCTTTATTATATTTAAGAATGATCTCTTAGCCCTATTATTCTGCTTTGCTACTTAACCTTTATAAAAAGGAAAAGATAAATAggtgaaatatctaaaaaataataaacatttaattttcattgttgtaatatttatatttaattcaTTATCATGTTCATACTCATGAACTACAATGTTTTTGTGTACTGGTGCTAAAAAATACTATATAATTGCTGTAGAGGTTAAGCTTCCTTTTCATGTTCTTATTTTTAAACTTctaaaaatatcaattttaaacttCATCAAGGATAAGTTAGTAGTTTATATTATATTTCAAACTTTGTTAATCAATTATGATTTCTTTTATAAGCTTATAGAATTTTACTACCAGTGGCAAAAACAATATGATTGGTCTATAAGTTTCttttttcatattctttttaaACTAATAAGGACATCAATTTGAAGTCAGACAAATTTagttcgtatatatatatatatatatatatatatatatatatatatataacttattaTTGGTGAGTATATAATGAACAACAGTAGGTTGAGCTGTCATACTGTTGCAACCATCTGGGCGGCGTCTTCTTCATCGTGATACTGTGAGCGGTACCGAAACCAGTCCTCGTCCATTGCGCCCCTTGGATGCACCCATTGGCTGCCATGGCTTCTTATATTTTCTGGCGTACCTTCGTCAGACATTGCGGGGTCCATGTCTCAGCTCACTATCTTTTATTTCTCCGTCACAACTTGTCTTATTCATTGTTTTTTTCCCTGATCATGACCTTACATAGACCCTCTCGAGGTTAATCCAAATTGAATTATTCCCATTTTACTTTAATTTAACTTGTTTTATACCATGCAATGCAATGAACTTGTCGCTGTGAATGGAAACAACTTTAATGCTCTAACTTATATTGGTGAGTACATAATGAACATTAGGAGGAGCTATCCATAGAACATCGGTTGCCATATCACCGTCGAATGAGTTCTGTAGAAGGTATGGGCGACGGGAGCTGCAACAAGAAGCACATAATTCTCGTCCATGGCGCTTGCCATGGAGCATGGTCTTGGTACAAGGTGACGACCCTGTTGAGGTCCGCTGGGTACCAGGTTACGGTGCCGGACCTCGCGGCCTCCGGCGTCGACGAGCGGCGGTTGGAAGACCTGCGAACGTTCACCGACTACTCCCAGCCGCTCCTGGACATATTGGCCTGCCTCCCACCTGGTGAGAGGGTCATTCTGGTAGGCCACAGCCTCGGAGGCCTCAACATAGCGCTGGCTATGGACAGGTTCCCCGAGAAGATCGCCGCCGCGGTCTTCGTCACCGCCTTCATGCCCGATTCCGTCGACCCGCCCTCCTACGTCATGGACAAGGTATTGCTGTTCGAATTCTGATGCACATTTCAGACCTGTTATTATAATTTCATGAATACCATACTAAGTTCCACCGTCTGTAACTCGAATTAGGAACGCGTCGACTGGCTTGCTTTCCTGTACGACTACCTTACATATTAAGTTCCACTCTCTGTAACTCGAATTAGTGACGTAATGACTGGCTTGCTTTCCTGTACAGCATAAAGAGGAGAAACCCATGTTAAATTGGGGCGACACACAATTTGGCTTGGTCGGGGACAAAGACGAAGGTCCCGCTTCCGTGCTATTTGGCACCGAGTTCTTGTCCAAGCTTTACACACGTAGCCCACCCGAGGTACGTATGCATGCACAGCCACTGTTCATCTTCTGCGAGTCATTCTACTGCTAGGGCTGAACAACAGTTGTGCAACCATGAAATGCTTGGAAGGACCTGACGCTGGCGAGGACCCTTGTGAGGCCTTCGTCTGCGTTCCTTGAAGACCGCGCGTCCATGCCTCCCTTCTCCCCGTCGGGATACGGATCGGTGGAGAAGATCTACGTGGTGTGCGCTCAGGATGAGATCATCAGGGAAGGGTTTCAGCGCTGGATGATCGAGAACAACCCAGTGAAAGAGGTGAGAGAGCTGGAGGACGCTGACCATATGCCCATGTTCTCAACCCCGAAGCAGCTGTTTCAGTGCCTCTCGGATGTTGCCGATGCCTATGCTTGATCCTCCCGGGTTTTACGAATACTGTGGCCATAGTAAAGAAGATAGTTGGACGTGCGTTACTGCTATGATCGATGCATCAAGGTTTGCTATCAGCAACGGTGTATTTGTTTCAGTTATCAAATCATGGACAGCTGAGAAGACAAGAAAACAAATAGGTTCTGTCAAAATTAGGTTGTAATGCACAGTGTCGTAGATATTTCTCCCCGCCAACTCTGATCACATTGCGTGAATCtcctaattaaaaaataaataaatttctcgTTTCAATATTTAAAAATTCTCACCAGAGTTTTaacttttttaaaataataaaagtaaCCCTCCAATAATTATTatctatttttctttaaaatactCCTATTAAAAACTGTTATATTCTTTTCCTAAATTTTTAATAAACCAACCCATATAATTAAACCGATTCAAACAATCTAAAACTTTAATCGGTTCAAATAAATTATActaaataatttactaatatttattcatttaatttattaaaataataataataataataatatttctatatttttagcaaaataaaatttaaaaatatttaagatacaTAGAAATAAATTTGAAAGGCCTATATGATCAgtagtttttatttttagtttttaaaaatagtttatttactaattttgacacttaaaaagttaaatttatacagaaaatatcaaaaaaacataaatagatgGATAACTCCTAGTATCGCTTTTTTGGTTTGACCTATTTTCTCCATGTTTGACTTTAGTATACGATACACCTGACTTGGAATACGACAtttgactttgataaaaaaatgtcTAGTTTATAATACATTGTTTTTAGGGTCAAACCGAAAACAGTGTATTGAACTAATCCAAgtattctaaaatttttataaaagctttgaatcgAACTAAGATGGACATCAATCAccttttctcaatttttttttatttattttttgatttatttagaACATGaataatttatgatttttataatttcttattttttcatgaaaataagatggattcatataatattttttaatatttgaactTCTAAATAGATGGACAACCTATGGTAAAAATTTGGTCCGAAAAAATTAAGCCTTGATATCCTATACACTATTTTTGAGATCAAACTAAGAGTAGTGTCTCGTATAGAAGGACTAGTCCAAATactctaatttaatttttttatttctaccaATATATATTGgatccatgtaatattttttatcaaatttaagctTTTAAATAGATGGAcaatttatgataaaaatttgatcCAAAAATATTAATCGGTGATATCGGATGCATTATTTTTAGTATCAAACCAAATACAATGATGGATATCTAtcactatttttatattttaaattttttttgatattttttatttattcaaaatatgaaccgtctataatattttttaatatttgagcttAGATGAATAATCTATGATAAAAATTTagtctaaaaaaattaaaaaaactaatatattattttttggggTCAAATCAAAAAGTGCATTGCATACAAAGACCGGTTGAAATACTCTGAAATCTTTATAAAGCTTTAAATTGGATCCAAATGGACATGCATCAGTCTTTTTTCAACTTTAgagttttttatatattttttatttatttattaagaatcTGAACAGTATATGGTTTATAAACTATTTTCtccatattttatatttttcacaAAAATCTGATGGATTCATGTaatgttttttaatatttattttttaaaaataaataaaaaaactatgGTAATAATTTGATCTAAACAAATTAGGTCCTGATActcgatataatatttttttgcgtCAAACCAAAAGTAATATATTGCAAATAAAGACCAGTTGAAATGCTTAGAAATTTTTAGGAAAGTATTACATTAGACTAGACAtctatcatattttttttctaattttattttatttatatttatttgatcTGTTCAGAACttgaataatttattattttactaatttctctattttttttattttcatcactTGAATAGTTTTCGACATTTAGGCTTCAAAATAGATAAACAACTTATGGtaaaaatttaatctaaaaaattaaGCCCTAATAGCCAATACATTATTTTTGGGGTCATACAAAAAATAATGTACCATATACAAGAACCAGTCCAACTactctaaaatttttataaaagctttgaattagACCAGATGGACATATATCACTCTTTTTCTATTTCAGATATTTTTtgacattttttatttattatttgaatAATGTGTGATTTTCTTATTTTCTCTATGTTTATTTGGTTTTACCAAACATGATGCATCCATGTAAtatcttttaatatttaaatttctaAACAGATGGATAActtatgataaaaatttattctaaAAAAGTAAGCCCTGATatccaatatattatttttagggtaaaacaaaaaaaaatgaagagagaAGATAATAATTTCAAGGAGAGAGAAGATAATAGATTttaagagaaaaaataaaaattgttggAGGGGTTACTtttgttattttaaaattttaagattctattaaaaataaaaaaatcagacGTTGCATCGGatgttgggctgacaacccatagtgggttcagcccatggtagATTTTATCAGTCCACAgtccacacccctttgacctaaccctagatcaatataaggggggtgtggtggctgcgttttgatgTAGAGGTGACTGTATTTTTTGGAGAAAAACTACAACAACGTGGTGGTAGTGATCCTTATAGCAGAAGGATGAGAAAAAAACAGAAATCCAacgaaaaagaaagggaaaaaaaacaaGGACAACATCTCTTCATCGGAGTCGAAATCCGGCTTGCCTTCGATGCTAGACATGAGGTGAAGCCTGCAAGTCCAACTTGCCTTACTGTGCAGATTGGCTTGCTTGCTGTGTTTGTAAGTGCCTATATTGACCTGACAATGGCTAGGTGACTACTATTTTGTAATTATTGAAACGTTCTTCTAAGCCTgacctttttttttaaaaaaaaattattttaattaaaaataatttaaaacacaaaagaatcataattttatttcaaaattttgacCAAGACGCCACTTTATAAAATTGATTTATTTCTATACATGTAAtagcacaaaaaataaaattttgtccCGATTGTTTCTTCGATTAATACATTAAATCTTTATTATATTTAAGAATGATCTCTTAGCCCTATTATTCTGCTTTGCTACTTAACCTTTATAAAAAGGAAAAGATAAATAggtgaaatatctaaaaaataataaacatttaattttcattgttgtaatatttatatttaattcaTTATCATGTTCATACTCATGAACTACAATGTTTTTGTGTACTGGTGCTAAAAAATACTATATAATTGCTGTAGAGGTTAAGCTTCCTTTTCATGTTCTTATTTTTAAACTTctaaaaatatcaattttaaacttCATCAAGGATAAGTTAGTAGTTTATATTATATTTCAAACTTTGTTAATCAATTATGATTTCTTTTATAAGCTTATAGAATTTTACTACCAGTGGCAAAAACAATATGATTGGTCTATAAGTTTCttttttcatattctttttaaACTAATAAGGACATCAATTTGAAGTCAGACAAATTTagttcgtatatatatatatatatatatatatatatatatatatataacttattaTTGGTGAGTATATAATGAACAACAGTAGGTTGAGCTGTCATACTGTTGCAACCATCTGGGCGGCGTCTTCTTCATCGTGATACTGTGAGCGGTACCGAAACCAGTCCTCGTCCATTGCGCCCCTTGGATGCACCCATTGGCTGCCATGGCTTCTTATATTTTCTGGCGTACCTTCGTCAGACATTGCGGGGTCCATGTCTCAGCTCACTATCTTTTATTTCTCCGTCACAACTTGTCTTATTCATTGTTTTTTTCCCTGATCATGACCTTACATAGACCCTCTCGAGGTTAATCCAAATTGAATTATTCCCATTTTACTTTAATTTAACTTGTTTTATACCATGCAATGCAATGAACTTGTCGCTGTGAATGGAAACAACTTTAATGCTCTAACTTATATTGGTGAGTACATAATGAACATTAGGAGGAGCTATCCATAGAACATCGGTTGCCATATCACCGTCGAATGAGTTCTGTAGAAGGTATGGGCGACGGGAGCTGCAACAAGAAGCACATAATTCTCGTCCATGGCGCTTGCCATGGAGCATGGTCTTGGTACAAGGTGACGACCCTGTTGAGGTCCGCTGGGTACCAGGTTACGGTGCCGGACCTCGCGGCCTCCGGCGTCGACGAGCGGCGGTTGGAAGACCTGCGAACGTTCACCGACTACTCCCAGCCGCTCCTGGACATATTGGCCTGCCTCCCACCTGGTGAGAGGGTCATTCTGGTAGGCCACAGCCTCGGAGGCCTCAACATAGCTCTGGCTATGGACAGGTTCCCTGAGAAGATCGCCGCCGCGGTCTTCGTCACCGATACCCTCGCGCTCTGAACGAGCAGGGGGGGACTGAAGGGGAAGGACGAAGGAGAGAACACATCAGTTAGACACCTCAAACTCTTCTTCTTTCTACCCCCTCCATCATCTACtgactcgatcgtcggaggggtcgggtcgagcctcccgacccAACCTGTGTGCAGGACTACAGACGGAGGGCGTGCCCGGCCGAGGAGCCCCCTCCGGCGGAGACGGCTGACCACGTCCTGATCGGACCGCCGCAGCCGACCCCCTCAACGAGCCCGAGGGCCGCACCGAGAGGATCCCACCTTCCGGActtgaaccgagccgcgtcggccacgAGGCCACGGCTCCAAGCTATTTACCACGacactttaaaaaaaaatctttacatATAAACTCAAGTTTTCCTATGATCATCAGTGAAGAGGTAAGAAAATATATACTTCCTCCGAGTAATACTAGACTAATAAATCCACAAATATTTGAATGCACTAAAACGagtgacttttttttttccttgctcaTAACACATACTTCTCATATATTATATTTGATGAATGATCGATTCTTAGTAATCCTGTcatcatattatatttttttagaagTTTCATAATCACAATATTTAAGTGAGCATATATAAGATGTTATAATATAGAATTATCTtaaatatcagttttaaaataatttaatcgataaaaaaat
Above is a genomic segment from Musa acuminata AAA Group cultivar baxijiao chromosome BXJ3-4, Cavendish_Baxijiao_AAA, whole genome shotgun sequence containing:
- the LOC135634966 gene encoding esterase PIR7B-like translates to MGDGSCNKKHIILVHGACHGAWSWYKVTTLLRSAGYQVTVPDLAASGVDERRLEDLRTFTDYSQPLLDILACLPPGERVILVGHSLGGLNIALAMDRFPEKIAAAVFVTDTLAL
- the LOC135634796 gene encoding salicylic acid-binding protein 2-like, whose amino-acid sequence is MSSVEGMGDGSCNKKHIILVHGACHGAWSWYKVTTLLRSAGYQVTVPDLAASGVDERRLEDLRTFTDYSQPLLDILACLPPGERVILVGHSLGGLNIALAMDRFPEKIAAAVFVTAFMPDSVDPPSYVMDKHKEEKPMLNWGDTQFGLVGDKDEGPASVLFGTEFLSKLYTRSPPEDLTLARTLVRPSSAFLEDRASMPPFSPSGYGSVEKIYVVCAQDEIIREGFQRWMIENNPVKEVRELEDADHMPMFSTPKQLFQCLSDVADAYA
- the LOC103980497 gene encoding salicylic acid-binding protein 2-like → MNVNNFNALTYIDEYIMNIRRSCNKKHIILVHGACHGAWSWYKVTTLLRSAGYQVTVPDLAASGVDERRLEDLRTFTDYSQPLLDILACLPPGERVILVGHSLGGLNIALAMDRFPEKIAAAVFVTAFMPDSVDPPSYVMDKHKEEKPMLNWGDTQFGLVGDKDEGPASVLFGTEFLSKLYTRSPPEDLTLARTLVRPSSAFLEDRASMPPFSPSGYGSVEKIYVVCAQDEIIREGFQRWMIENNPVKEVRELEDADHMPMFSTPKQLFQCLSDVADAYA